The following are encoded together in the Humulus lupulus chromosome 5, drHumLupu1.1, whole genome shotgun sequence genome:
- the LOC133779120 gene encoding ATP-dependent 6-phosphofructokinase 5, chloroplastic-like codes for MLLRKIGLGYELIHVCEHDGALFSKKHIGKSKCPVCGEDRDILPIIHAIRRDNKTYGAIVKRPPPESLTMRTQYGSEHMPRILRGIDTSCAKKYFDWKHDIKEYLQNNGLGNRYCGCTDTQWKKAIEFFQRPYVMPISTSLPSNARQEGSATITLSHRKAVPPPSSREVVTLRQLELTRKVVQNVHLSGGSLLGVSRGGPGISEIVDSMEERGINMLFVLGGNGTHAGANVIHKECCRRGVKVAVVGVPKTIDNDILLMDKTFGFDTAVEEAQLAINSAYIEAHSAYHGIGIVKLMGRSSGFIAMHASLASGQIDISLIPEAPFHLHGPHGVLRHLKYLIETKGSAVVCVAEGAGQKL; via the exons ATGTTGTTGCGTAAAattggattgggctacgagttAATTCATGTCTGTGAGCATGATGGCGCACTGTTTTCGAAAAAGCATATTGGAAAAAGTAAATGTCCTGTTTGTGGAGAGGATCG AGATATTTTACCAATCATACATGCTATTAGAAGAGACAATAAGACATATGGTGCTATTGTAAAAAGACCACCACCAGAGTCATTAACCAT GCGTACGCAATATGGATCGGAGCACATGCCTAGAATCTTGAGAGGAATTGATACATCATGTGCCAAAAAGTATTTTGATTGGAAGCACGATATTAAGGAATATTTACAGAATAATGGGCTAGGAAATCGTTATTGTGGTTGTACAGATACGCAGTGGAAAAAAGCCATTGAGTTTTTCCAACGCCCATATGTGATG CCAATTTCCACTTCTCTTCCCTCCAATGCGCGACAGGAAGGCAGCGCCACCATCACGCTCAGCCACAGGAAGGCAGTGCCGCCACCATCTTCACGGGAAGTCGTAACCCTCCGACAGCTCGAG CTAACCCGAAAAGTGGTCCAAAACGTTCACCTATCCGGTGGAAGCTTGTTAGGAGTTTCACGTGGAGGACCAGGCATAAGTGAAATCGTGGACAGCATGGAG GAAAGAGGAATCAACATGCTTTTTGTGCTGGGTGGGAACGGAACTCATGCTGGGGCAAATGTAATTCACAAAGAG TGCTGTAGAAGAGGGGTAAAGGTGGCTGTTGTTGGGGTCCCCAAAACTATAGACAATGATATTTTGCTAATGGACAAAACTTTTGGGTTTGACACTGCTGTTGAGGAAGCACAACTAGCCATTAATTCAGCTTACATCGAG GCACATAGTGCATACCATGGTATAGGAATTGTAAAGTTGATGGGTCGTAGCAGTGGATTTATTGCTATGCATGCATCCCTGGCTAGTGGACAAATCGATATATCCTTGATACCAGAG GCACCTTTCCATTTACATGGTCCTCATGGTGTTTTGCGGCATCTGAAATACCTCATTGAGACAAAAGGATCAGCAGTGGTCTGTGTTGCTGAGGGAGCAGGGCAG AAACTGTGA